Proteins encoded by one window of Paenibacillus urinalis:
- a CDS encoding glycosyl hydrolase family 18 protein yields the protein MVRTSYGKRGKRGNRGRRGRYGKPAFVFVVLLVIGLLTVLLFFLLQNKNAQAPVKAPGQASELPAQDLSVWITDWQWEAGIEDWSALHKGTVDVQLFAAYFDERDELYFTETMSNALPRLHELTGVEADSDARIGLTLVNDIIHDDGSAVQKDPELLTRLTATNESRARHMESITNIVERYGLDQIEIDYEQIKDQDWPNMIRFYEELALELDEMNVSLRIVLEPKAPIEELKLPEGPEYVMMAYNLYGGHSGPGSKADMVFIKELAARMSHLPGDPIMAFSAGGFDWSEGSSTVSLTEKAAADLLDRYEITPERDTKSGSLYFNYTDEDGAPHTVWYADHETLQGWMEAASREGIHKYAIWRLGELGEDTRDLLREVE from the coding sequence GTGGTTAGGACAAGCTATGGAAAGCGCGGGAAACGTGGAAATCGTGGGCGACGTGGACGGTATGGGAAGCCGGCATTTGTATTTGTTGTCCTCCTGGTGATCGGTTTACTCACTGTCCTGCTGTTCTTCCTGCTGCAGAACAAGAATGCTCAGGCTCCAGTTAAAGCTCCTGGGCAGGCCTCAGAGCTGCCAGCCCAGGATCTGTCTGTCTGGATTACCGACTGGCAGTGGGAAGCGGGCATTGAGGATTGGTCTGCCCTGCACAAGGGGACCGTTGATGTACAGCTGTTTGCAGCTTATTTTGATGAGCGGGATGAGCTGTATTTTACAGAGACGATGTCGAATGCTCTTCCCCGGCTGCATGAGCTGACGGGTGTGGAAGCAGATTCTGATGCACGAATTGGACTGACGCTGGTCAATGATATCATTCATGACGATGGAAGTGCGGTCCAGAAGGACCCTGAGCTGCTGACACGACTTACCGCAACGAACGAATCGCGAGCACGACATATGGAGAGCATTACGAATATCGTAGAGCGATATGGCCTGGATCAAATCGAGATTGATTACGAGCAGATAAAAGATCAGGATTGGCCGAATATGATCCGGTTTTATGAGGAGCTGGCTCTTGAGCTTGACGAGATGAATGTGTCTCTGCGTATTGTACTTGAACCCAAGGCACCTATTGAGGAGCTGAAGCTGCCTGAGGGACCGGAGTATGTTATGATGGCCTACAATTTGTATGGAGGGCACAGCGGACCAGGTTCGAAAGCAGATATGGTATTTATTAAGGAGCTTGCTGCGAGGATGAGTCATCTACCAGGTGATCCCATCATGGCTTTCTCGGCGGGTGGATTTGATTGGTCCGAAGGCAGCAGCACGGTCTCTCTTACGGAGAAGGCAGCTGCTGATTTGCTGGATAGATATGAGATCACTCCTGAACGAGATACGAAGAGCGGCAGCTTGTATTTTAATTACACGGATGAGGATGGAGCACCCCATACGGTGTGGTACGCCGATCACGAGACACTCCAAGGCTGGATGGAGGCAGCAAGTCGTGAGGGAATTCATAAGTATGCTATATGGCGGCTTGGTGAGCTGGGAGAAGATACTCGGGATTTGCTGCGTGAGGTAGAGTGA
- a CDS encoding glycoside hydrolase family 2 TIM barrel-domain containing protein codes for MNQQILFNDGWEFAKMHLEAKDAGIGGQDPSELDAAAAAELQYVPVDLPHDWLIYNSLDLYENSIGWYRKKFTYSEGEKQVLLAFDGVYMNSSVYVNGQLVGEWKYGYSAFEHEITKALVPGENEIIVKVVHQSPNSRWYSGAGIYRDVWLKTRESNHIVTNGIYVSTTQQEQGWLVEVDTDVELLQDGELVHTIMDQGKVIAASSDQLAAGTESTLTNRQQLTAVNPILWSTDEPYLYQLVTELKMAGETAQKVTQNIGFRTVSMDPNDGFRLNGVKMKLNGVCEHHDLGALGAAFNVTALRRRFELLKEMGVNSIRTAHNMPAKAFMELADEMGMLIVSEGFDMWERSKTPYDYARFFPEWAHTDVKSWVMRDRNHPSLIMWSIGNEIYDTHADERGQEVTQMLMDYVLEFDPKQNGRVTIGSNYMPWENAQKCADIVKVAGYNYAEKYYDEHHEEHPDWIIYGSETASVVQSRGIYHFPFEKAILADDDEQCSALGNSTTSWGAKSAEACILAERDTPYSLGQYLWTGFDYIGEPTPYHTKNSYFGQLDTATFKKDSYYIYQSAWTDYKKAPMVHIFPHWDFSPGQMIDVRVCSNAPRIELQLNGSTIGTYDIDHENGTQLVGWWKVPYEPGELKAIAYDENGHVIATDVQKSYTDAAKIRLLPDKTELTADGTDLIFVEINVEDEAGNVVQNANNRVNVSVSGAGRLIGLDSGDSTDYDQYKGQSKRLFSGKLMAIIGATKEPGAIKIEVSSEGLIGQSAEFQSVPAADEAQLGSIDANTKNEAMAIVMGSEAEVPLRKIELISSKGQVLNPSNTVLTVEAILYPANTSYTDLEWSVVNDAGIESNIAKIEADGHTATISALGDGEFLVRATSKNGTDKTKLISHLEFRAEGLGTAFKDPYGFITGGLYDDAIGDVSNGNEKGFATSRDGKTVVGFQNIDFGAYGSDTMTIPIFALSNEEYFIQIWEGLPEEEGSTLLADVVYQKESKWNVYQEETYRLSKRLNGITSIYFVLNQKIHVKGFTFEKKNRAFEQNAAAQCDHIYGDTFTIAGDHVEGIGNNVSLEFSDMDFTAEGASRVVFYGSSPIDKNTIHIRFAGPDGESNQLVEFTQSNGYEEQVFELETVTGQQKVTFIFLPGSNFDFGWFRFEK; via the coding sequence ATGAATCAACAAATATTGTTTAATGATGGCTGGGAATTTGCGAAGATGCACCTTGAAGCAAAGGACGCGGGGATAGGAGGACAGGATCCGAGTGAACTGGATGCAGCAGCAGCGGCAGAGCTTCAATATGTCCCGGTCGATCTTCCTCATGACTGGTTAATCTATAACTCGCTCGACTTATATGAGAACAGCATTGGCTGGTATCGCAAGAAATTTACATACAGCGAGGGTGAGAAGCAGGTGCTTCTCGCTTTTGACGGTGTTTATATGAATTCCTCTGTCTATGTAAATGGACAGCTTGTGGGCGAATGGAAGTATGGATATTCTGCCTTTGAGCATGAGATCACGAAGGCACTGGTACCTGGTGAGAACGAAATTATCGTTAAGGTTGTACACCAAAGCCCGAACAGCAGATGGTATTCTGGAGCAGGGATTTACCGTGACGTATGGCTTAAGACCAGAGAGAGCAATCATATCGTGACGAACGGAATTTATGTATCTACGACTCAGCAGGAACAGGGCTGGCTGGTTGAAGTGGATACAGATGTAGAGCTTCTGCAGGACGGTGAGCTCGTTCACACCATTATGGATCAGGGGAAGGTTATCGCTGCTTCTTCAGATCAGCTTGCGGCAGGAACAGAATCCACATTAACGAACCGCCAGCAGCTGACCGCCGTGAACCCTATACTGTGGAGTACCGATGAGCCTTATCTGTACCAGCTGGTCACTGAACTGAAGATGGCTGGGGAAACGGCTCAGAAGGTGACTCAGAATATTGGCTTCCGCACGGTCAGTATGGACCCGAACGACGGCTTCCGCTTGAACGGTGTGAAGATGAAGCTGAACGGCGTCTGCGAGCATCATGACTTGGGAGCTCTCGGAGCCGCATTTAACGTGACTGCTCTGCGCCGAAGATTTGAGCTGCTGAAGGAGATGGGCGTGAACTCCATTCGTACAGCTCACAACATGCCGGCGAAGGCGTTCATGGAGCTGGCGGATGAGATGGGAATGCTGATTGTTTCTGAAGGCTTTGATATGTGGGAGAGATCCAAGACGCCTTATGACTATGCAAGATTTTTCCCGGAATGGGCACATACGGACGTGAAGAGCTGGGTGATGCGGGACCGCAACCATCCAAGCCTTATTATGTGGAGTATCGGCAACGAGATTTATGATACGCATGCAGATGAGCGCGGACAAGAAGTGACCCAAATGCTGATGGACTATGTGCTGGAATTTGATCCGAAGCAGAATGGACGTGTCACAATCGGCTCTAACTACATGCCATGGGAGAATGCGCAGAAATGTGCAGACATCGTGAAAGTGGCGGGCTATAACTATGCTGAGAAGTATTATGACGAGCATCATGAAGAGCATCCGGACTGGATCATCTACGGAAGCGAAACGGCTTCGGTCGTACAGAGCCGAGGAATCTATCATTTCCCGTTTGAAAAAGCGATCCTGGCCGACGATGATGAGCAGTGCTCTGCGCTTGGCAACAGTACGACCAGCTGGGGAGCGAAGTCGGCGGAGGCATGTATTTTGGCCGAAAGAGACACGCCGTACTCCCTTGGACAATACTTGTGGACCGGCTTCGATTATATTGGTGAGCCGACGCCGTATCATACGAAGAACTCTTATTTTGGACAGCTGGATACCGCTACTTTCAAAAAAGATTCCTATTACATCTATCAATCGGCCTGGACAGATTATAAGAAAGCACCGATGGTTCACATTTTCCCTCATTGGGATTTCAGCCCTGGTCAAATGATCGATGTACGCGTGTGCTCCAATGCACCGAGAATTGAGCTGCAGCTGAACGGCAGTACGATCGGAACATATGACATTGATCATGAGAACGGTACGCAGCTGGTCGGCTGGTGGAAGGTGCCTTACGAGCCAGGTGAGCTTAAGGCGATTGCATATGACGAGAATGGCCATGTTATTGCGACAGATGTGCAAAAATCCTATACGGATGCAGCGAAGATTCGCCTGCTGCCGGATAAGACAGAGCTTACTGCTGACGGCACGGACCTTATTTTTGTAGAGATTAATGTGGAAGACGAAGCAGGGAACGTGGTACAGAATGCAAATAATCGTGTGAATGTCAGCGTAAGCGGCGCGGGGCGCCTGATTGGTCTCGATAGCGGGGACAGCACAGATTATGATCAATACAAAGGACAGAGCAAACGACTGTTCAGCGGCAAGCTGATGGCGATTATTGGTGCGACGAAGGAGCCGGGAGCGATTAAGATTGAGGTGAGCTCTGAGGGTCTTATAGGACAATCTGCTGAATTCCAGTCTGTTCCTGCAGCGGATGAAGCACAGCTGGGCAGCATCGATGCAAACACGAAGAACGAGGCCATGGCGATTGTGATGGGAAGTGAAGCTGAGGTTCCGCTGCGCAAAATTGAGCTCATTAGTAGTAAAGGTCAGGTGCTGAATCCATCGAATACAGTACTAACCGTAGAAGCGATTCTGTATCCGGCGAATACGTCCTATACGGATCTTGAGTGGTCTGTCGTTAACGATGCCGGGATTGAGTCTAACATCGCGAAGATTGAGGCAGACGGGCATACGGCTACAATCAGCGCACTTGGTGATGGTGAATTCCTGGTACGCGCCACGAGCAAGAACGGAACCGACAAGACCAAGCTGATCTCCCACTTGGAATTCAGAGCTGAAGGGCTCGGCACTGCCTTCAAAGATCCGTATGGCTTTATTACCGGAGGTCTGTACGATGATGCGATAGGCGATGTCAGCAACGGGAATGAGAAAGGCTTCGCAACGAGCCGTGATGGGAAGACCGTTGTAGGCTTCCAGAACATCGACTTTGGTGCTTACGGTTCGGACACGATGACCATTCCGATCTTTGCGCTCTCCAATGAGGAATACTTCATTCAGATCTGGGAGGGCCTGCCGGAGGAAGAAGGCAGTACCCTGCTAGCGGATGTAGTGTACCAGAAGGAATCCAAATGGAATGTGTATCAAGAGGAGACGTACCGCCTGTCCAAACGACTGAACGGGATCACTTCGATCTATTTTGTGCTGAATCAGAAGATCCACGTCAAGGGCTTTACGTTCGAGAAGAAGAATAGAGCCTTCGAGCAGAATGCAGCCGCACAGTGCGATCACATCTATGGTGATACCTTCACCATTGCAGGTGATCACGTAGAGGGGATCGGTAATAACGTATCTCTGGAGTTCAGTGATATGGACTTCACGGCGGAAGGCGCCTCAAGAGTTGTATTCTACGGCAGCTCACCGATTGACAAGAATACGATTCATATCCGGTTTGCAGGTCCAGATGGCGAGAGCAATCAGCTTGTAGAGTTCACGCAGTCGAACGGATACGAAGAGCAGGTCTTTGAGCTGGAGACAGTAACAGGTCAGCAGAAGGTGACGTTCATCTTCCTGCCGGGCAGTAACTTTGACTTTGGCTGGTTTAGATTTGAGAAGTAA
- a CDS encoding iron chaperone, with translation MKNNEETNPSTDKSESKLIDTFISQFPPDVQNKLQTLRQVIREAAPEAKEKISYQMPTFALSGNLVHYSAFKHHIGFYPGASGIAAFKDELSKYKSAKGSVQFPMDQPLPYELISRIVKFRVKENKEKAGVKRQ, from the coding sequence ATGAAAAATAATGAAGAGACAAATCCATCAACGGATAAATCAGAGAGTAAATTAATTGACACCTTCATTTCACAGTTCCCGCCTGATGTTCAAAATAAATTGCAGACGTTGAGGCAGGTCATTAGAGAAGCTGCACCTGAGGCGAAGGAGAAGATCAGCTATCAGATGCCGACGTTTGCACTTTCAGGTAATCTGGTTCATTATTCAGCCTTCAAGCACCATATCGGCTTCTATCCGGGGGCAAGTGGGATCGCCGCGTTCAAGGATGAACTATCGAAGTATAAGAGCGCCAAGGGCTCTGTGCAATTTCCAATGGACCAGCCTCTCCCGTATGAGCTTATCAGCAGGATCGTTAAGTTCCGAGTGAAGGAGAACAAGGAGAAGGCTGGTGTTAAACGTCAATGA
- a CDS encoding polysaccharide deacetylase family protein produces the protein MINKHKTAAMDVHQKNARKLRKSIIQFIVLILLALLLIKTLFNIDKYEEPDRAAWTGTDGFIAISYFGVGRAGTAKLVDKDQLKDQLEALYDQGYVTISQQDILDYYHEGKPLPEKALFLSFEDGRNDSSLFAQPLLERFNYKATFLSYANKIGNSERKFVQPKEMLKMTKTGYWELGSNGYRLSYINVFDEEGRFIGEKDESELPDKSDIEYYNHYLMDFIRDKNMIPAEDRTQMEARIKTDYDLMKNIYTDSLGYVPGVYMIMHANALGNGMNRLVTNANEQQIRELFNLHFNREGNALNTQADQVYNLSRVQPAPYWSTNHLLMKIVQDSGQALEFVQGDEREAEKWRLITGAAEFKEGEIILTSPAGGMGRLALFDSTGSNDISMRFEAAGNVVGRQGVYLRNDEEKGSYLRVDLVNNSLRVVQKTAGHEEETIYEEKLDPVIWSHEDLAYDKASVYTKEQTTAGDRDADEEYPINIADQRLIQISLQKDKLSVTVDDAEWIKQLPVDPSIDEGKLMLYAAYHKQNKKDTIYDGIFKEVEVYVSEPDAEEPSKLYSNIPTGWERVSYSVRNAFNSAIDWAVETF, from the coding sequence ATGATCAATAAGCATAAGACTGCCGCTATGGATGTTCACCAGAAGAATGCACGGAAGCTGCGCAAGTCGATTATCCAGTTCATTGTTCTAATTCTATTAGCCCTATTGCTCATAAAAACGTTGTTTAATATCGATAAGTACGAGGAGCCTGACCGGGCTGCGTGGACGGGAACGGACGGTTTTATAGCGATATCCTACTTTGGTGTCGGACGGGCAGGTACAGCCAAGCTTGTGGATAAGGATCAGCTGAAGGATCAGCTGGAGGCACTGTATGATCAGGGGTACGTAACGATATCGCAGCAGGACATCCTTGATTATTACCATGAAGGGAAGCCTCTGCCGGAGAAGGCACTGTTTCTGTCCTTCGAAGATGGTCGGAACGATTCCAGCTTATTCGCTCAGCCTCTGCTAGAGAGGTTTAATTACAAGGCAACGTTTCTCTCTTATGCCAACAAGATCGGCAACAGCGAACGGAAGTTTGTGCAGCCGAAGGAAATGCTGAAGATGACGAAGACGGGATATTGGGAGCTGGGGTCGAATGGCTATCGGCTGAGTTATATTAACGTATTTGATGAGGAAGGCCGGTTCATCGGAGAGAAGGATGAGAGCGAGCTGCCTGATAAATCAGATATCGAGTACTACAATCATTACTTAATGGATTTTATAAGGGACAAGAATATGATCCCTGCTGAAGACCGAACGCAGATGGAAGCCAGAATTAAGACCGATTATGATCTGATGAAAAATATATATACGGATTCACTTGGTTATGTTCCCGGCGTATATATGATCATGCACGCCAATGCGCTGGGAAACGGGATGAACAGGCTGGTGACGAATGCCAATGAGCAGCAGATCAGAGAGCTGTTCAACCTTCACTTTAATCGGGAGGGCAATGCACTGAATACTCAGGCCGATCAAGTGTATAATCTAAGCCGGGTTCAGCCCGCCCCCTATTGGTCAACCAATCATCTGCTGATGAAGATCGTGCAGGATTCGGGTCAGGCTCTGGAGTTCGTCCAAGGAGATGAGCGCGAAGCAGAGAAGTGGCGTCTAATAACAGGGGCAGCTGAGTTTAAAGAAGGCGAGATCATTCTCACATCACCCGCCGGGGGGATGGGAAGACTTGCGCTGTTTGATTCTACAGGCTCAAACGACATTTCAATGCGCTTCGAAGCTGCAGGCAATGTAGTGGGTCGTCAGGGAGTGTATTTAAGAAACGATGAAGAGAAGGGGAGCTACCTGCGGGTCGATCTTGTAAATAACAGTCTGCGAGTCGTACAGAAGACAGCCGGTCACGAGGAAGAAACCATCTATGAAGAGAAGCTGGATCCGGTGATCTGGTCCCATGAAGACCTGGCGTATGATAAAGCCTCTGTGTATACCAAGGAGCAGACAACGGCGGGAGATCGGGATGCAGATGAGGAATATCCGATTAATATTGCGGATCAACGTCTAATTCAGATATCGCTGCAGAAGGACAAGCTTAGCGTTACTGTAGATGATGCAGAATGGATTAAGCAGCTGCCTGTTGATCCTTCCATAGATGAAGGTAAGCTTATGCTCTATGCTGCTTATCACAAGCAGAACAAGAAGGACACGATCTATGACGGGATCTTTAAAGAGGTTGAAGTATATGTAAGTGAACCGGATGCTGAGGAACCTTCCAAGCTGTACAGCAATATTCCAACGGGCTGGGAGAGAGTATCCTATTCGGTAAGGAATGCTTTCAATTCAGCCATTGATTGGGCAGTCGAAACATTTTGA
- a CDS encoding glycosyltransferase has translation MISRKDKIKEEKEKLTREKLTKTRPDRRKLSYVPDPEKVRGSTDRRGIAAAEGTEGIDVDYINRLRKLSLRYLAEFEVNVTPKGRKSRHALRGKSIDISSTGLLMELYHPKHHLQVGSRVNARFKIPPGAMPEGFESSVNMDAKVVRIVTQEQTEDSEGSVQIALDFEKPLTSYLQKKRWGYSVYSASAILLFAVLLIMLMRAESIIYFKYNVVLYLYSLIAAAFLLTRYLFGAMYRDVKVDPLYTPGVSIIIPCFNEEEWIHRTILSCINQDYPVNKLEVIVVDDRSTDRSVERIQETIEMIHQEAERYGTAERLSYVVLEENGGKREALVRGVKMAKHNLVVFVDSDSFLEPTAIRHLVQPFQDPKMGGVAGRTDVENTYTNTITKLQTVRYFIAFRIMKAAESWFDSVTCLSGPLSCYRKELVLQHADAWLNQKFLGQPATFGDDRSMTNYILKTHRTGYQDTAICSTIVPSKMDVFLKQQMRWKRSWLRESLRAGTFIWRKEPFMALFFYIGVIVPIAAPVIVLYNLVYVPVVHHVFPFTFLMGLFMMALLMSLAHLLFRKSKLWVFGFVFCVFYEFILLWQMPVAWFTFWKSTWGTRETPQDIEARKKKEERKNKRKMKKGWQA, from the coding sequence ATGATAAGTAGAAAAGACAAAATCAAAGAGGAAAAAGAAAAGCTGACAAGAGAAAAGCTGACCAAGACCCGTCCAGACAGGCGGAAGCTGTCCTATGTGCCAGACCCCGAGAAGGTTCGGGGCTCAACAGATCGGCGCGGTATTGCGGCGGCTGAGGGAACGGAAGGAATAGATGTTGATTACATTAATCGGCTGCGTAAGCTCAGTCTGCGTTATTTGGCAGAATTTGAAGTGAACGTTACACCAAAAGGCCGAAAGAGCAGGCATGCACTTAGAGGCAAGTCAATCGATATTTCTTCGACCGGACTGTTAATGGAGCTGTACCATCCGAAGCATCATTTACAGGTTGGGAGCCGAGTGAATGCCAGATTCAAGATCCCGCCGGGGGCTATGCCGGAGGGATTCGAATCGTCAGTCAATATGGATGCGAAGGTGGTCCGTATTGTCACACAGGAGCAAACCGAGGATTCAGAAGGCAGTGTGCAGATCGCCCTTGATTTTGAGAAGCCGCTGACCTCTTATCTTCAGAAAAAGCGCTGGGGATATTCTGTCTATTCTGCCAGTGCCATCCTCCTATTCGCGGTGCTGCTGATTATGCTGATGCGAGCAGAGAGTATCATTTATTTCAAATATAATGTAGTTCTTTACTTATATAGTCTGATTGCGGCAGCCTTCTTGCTGACCCGGTACTTGTTCGGCGCGATGTACAGGGATGTCAAGGTGGATCCGCTGTATACGCCGGGTGTGTCTATTATTATCCCATGCTTCAATGAAGAGGAATGGATTCATCGAACGATCCTTAGCTGTATCAATCAGGATTACCCGGTGAACAAGCTGGAGGTCATTGTAGTCGATGACCGCTCCACAGATCGGTCAGTAGAGCGCATCCAGGAGACCATTGAAATGATCCATCAAGAGGCGGAACGGTATGGGACCGCAGAGAGACTCTCTTATGTTGTGCTTGAAGAGAATGGGGGCAAGCGGGAAGCTCTGGTTAGAGGGGTAAAGATGGCGAAGCATAACCTTGTCGTCTTTGTTGACTCGGACAGCTTTCTTGAGCCAACGGCTATTCGCCATCTGGTGCAGCCCTTCCAGGATCCGAAGATGGGCGGCGTTGCTGGTCGAACGGACGTGGAGAATACGTATACGAACACGATCACCAAGCTGCAGACCGTTCGCTATTTTATCGCTTTTCGTATTATGAAAGCAGCGGAATCCTGGTTCGACAGTGTAACCTGCTTGTCCGGTCCGTTGTCCTGCTATCGCAAGGAACTGGTGCTTCAGCACGCGGATGCTTGGCTGAATCAGAAGTTCCTGGGGCAGCCTGCGACCTTCGGCGACGATCGAAGTATGACGAACTACATTCTAAAAACCCACCGGACAGGTTATCAGGATACGGCCATATGCTCCACGATTGTTCCATCTAAAATGGATGTCTTCCTGAAGCAGCAGATGCGGTGGAAGCGCTCGTGGCTGCGTGAGTCCTTGCGTGCAGGAACCTTTATATGGCGCAAAGAACCGTTCATGGCATTATTCTTTTATATTGGAGTCATTGTTCCCATTGCCGCGCCTGTTATCGTTCTCTATAACCTCGTCTATGTGCCGGTTGTTCATCATGTCTTTCCTTTTACCTTCCTGATGGGACTGTTCATGATGGCACTGCTGATGAGTCTTGCACACCTCTTGTTCAGGAAGAGCAAGCTGTGGGTGTTCGGATTTGTGTTCTGCGTATTTTATGAATTCATTCTCTTGTGGCAGATGCCTGTGGCCTGGTTTACCTTCTGGAAGTCCACTTGGGGTACGCGGGAGACACCACAGGACATTGAGGCAAGGAAGAAGAAGGAAGAGCGCAAGAACAAACGAAAAATGAAAAAAGGATGGCAGGCCTAA